The Crocosphaera subtropica ATCC 51142 genome includes a window with the following:
- a CDS encoding succinate dehydrogenase/fumarate reductase iron-sulfur subunit: MEVLFKVWRQKPHQSPQLQTYKLEVQAGNTILECLNRIKWEQDGSLAFRKNCRNTICGSCSMRINGRSALACKQNVGQELEMASSSNNGDVPTITIAPLGNMPVIKDLVVDMSGFWDKLQKVDPYVSTQGRKIPEREFLQTPEERSQLDQTGNCIMCGACYSECNALTVNPEFVGPHALAKAQRMVADSRDTEVEARLETYNQGTQGVWGCTRCYYCNAVCPMEVAPMDQIGYLKQDILDRKDAQSSRAIRHRKVLIDLVKQGGWIDERKFGVFVVGNYFRDLQGLLSLAPLGLRMLSSGKFPLSFEPSEGTKEVRSLIEAVQNHD, translated from the coding sequence ATGGAAGTATTGTTTAAAGTTTGGCGACAAAAACCCCATCAAAGTCCTCAGCTACAGACTTATAAACTAGAGGTTCAAGCGGGCAATACCATCTTAGAATGTTTAAATCGCATTAAATGGGAACAAGATGGTAGTTTAGCTTTTCGTAAAAATTGCCGTAACACCATTTGCGGTAGTTGTAGCATGAGAATTAATGGTCGTTCTGCTTTGGCCTGTAAACAAAATGTGGGACAAGAATTAGAAATGGCATCTTCTTCAAATAATGGAGATGTGCCAACTATCACCATTGCACCCTTGGGAAATATGCCGGTCATCAAAGATTTGGTGGTGGATATGTCAGGCTTTTGGGATAAACTACAAAAGGTTGATCCTTACGTTAGTACCCAAGGACGAAAAATCCCTGAACGGGAATTTTTACAGACCCCTGAAGAGCGATCGCAGTTGGATCAGACGGGTAACTGTATCATGTGTGGAGCTTGTTATTCTGAATGCAATGCGTTAACGGTTAACCCTGAGTTTGTAGGTCCCCATGCTTTGGCCAAAGCACAACGGATGGTGGCAGACTCCCGTGATACCGAAGTAGAAGCCCGTTTAGAAACCTATAACCAAGGAACCCAAGGGGTTTGGGGTTGTACCCGTTGTTATTACTGTAATGCGGTGTGTCCCATGGAAGTAGCCCCGATGGATCAAATTGGTTATTTAAAACAAGACATTTTAGATCGTAAAGATGCTCAAAGTAGTCGTGCAATTCGTCACCGTAAAGTCTTAATTGACTTGGTAAAACAGGGGGGATGGATCGATGAACGGAAATTTGGGGTGTTTGTGGTGGGTAATTATTTTAGAGATTTACAAGGGTTACTCTCTCTTGCACCTTTGGGGTTAAGGATGTTGAGTAGTGGTAAGTTTCCGCTTTCCTTTGAACCCTCCGAAGGAACAAAAGAAGTGCGATCGCTGATTGAAGCAGTGCAAAATCATGATTAA
- a CDS encoding malic enzyme-like NAD(P)-binding protein, translated as MANLNPTASYSLAITIELPNISGTLANVTQAIAGAQGSLGQISLIEHNLKITQREITVEASSEEHAEKIVSAVREIPNVKILKVSDRTFELHRKGKITVESRLPLHSQGDLAMAYTPGVGRICKAIARDRSEVYNLTIKHNTVAVVTDGSAVLGLGNLGPEAALPVMEGKAMLFKEFAGVDAFPICLNTQDTEEIIETVKRIAPVFGGVNLEDIAAPRCFEIEKRLRQELDIPVFHDDQHGTAIVTLAALFNALKLVQKSLEEVRIVINGAGAAGVAIASLLRAAGATTIWLCDSKGLISHSRDDLNPQKQAYAVSASGTLADAMQGADVFLGVSVPGVVTQEMVQSMNKDPIVFAMANPIPEIQPELVINDVAVMATGRSDYPNQINNVLAFPGVFRGALDCRAKNITEHMYLEAAKAIASLVNSSQLNAEHIIPSVFDDRVSHAVASAVELAARQDGVAIQ; from the coding sequence ATGGCAAACCTCAACCCAACCGCAAGTTATAGCCTTGCAATAACCATCGAATTACCCAACATTTCAGGAACCCTCGCCAATGTTACCCAGGCCATTGCAGGGGCCCAGGGGAGTTTAGGACAAATTTCTTTGATTGAGCATAACTTGAAAATTACTCAACGGGAAATTACTGTTGAAGCATCTAGCGAAGAACACGCCGAAAAAATTGTTTCTGCGGTCAGAGAAATTCCCAACGTTAAAATCCTTAAAGTTTCCGATCGCACCTTTGAACTTCATCGTAAGGGTAAAATTACTGTAGAAAGTCGTCTGCCTCTTCATTCTCAAGGTGACTTAGCTATGGCTTATACCCCTGGCGTGGGTCGTATTTGTAAGGCGATCGCCCGTGACCGTTCTGAAGTCTATAATCTCACCATCAAACATAATACCGTAGCTGTGGTGACCGATGGCAGTGCGGTGTTAGGGCTAGGAAACCTAGGACCCGAAGCCGCATTACCGGTGATGGAAGGAAAAGCCATGTTATTCAAAGAATTTGCTGGAGTCGATGCCTTTCCCATCTGTTTAAACACCCAAGACACAGAAGAAATTATCGAAACGGTCAAACGTATCGCCCCAGTCTTCGGAGGAGTTAACTTAGAAGATATTGCAGCCCCCCGTTGCTTTGAAATTGAAAAACGATTGCGTCAAGAACTCGATATTCCTGTGTTCCACGACGATCAACACGGTACAGCGATCGTTACCCTAGCAGCTTTATTTAATGCCCTCAAATTAGTCCAGAAGTCTTTAGAAGAGGTGAGAATTGTCATTAATGGGGCCGGAGCGGCCGGCGTGGCCATCGCCTCTTTATTGCGAGCGGCCGGGGCTACCACCATTTGGTTATGTGACTCGAAAGGCTTAATTTCTCACAGTCGAGACGATCTTAACCCCCAAAAACAAGCCTATGCAGTGAGTGCCAGTGGTACCTTGGCCGATGCCATGCAGGGGGCCGATGTCTTTTTAGGGGTGAGTGTCCCTGGAGTGGTAACACAAGAGATGGTGCAGTCAATGAATAAAGATCCCATTGTCTTTGCGATGGCTAACCCTATCCCTGAAATTCAACCGGAGTTAGTGATCAATGATGTAGCCGTGATGGCCACCGGCCGCAGCGACTATCCTAACCAAATTAACAATGTTTTGGCCTTTCCTGGGGTATTTCGTGGGGCCCTGGACTGTCGTGCCAAAAATATTACCGAGCATATGTATTTAGAAGCAGCTAAAGCGATCGCTTCTTTGGTTAATTCCAGTCAGTTGAATGCAGAACATATTATTCCCTCTGTGTTTGATGATCGGGTGTCCCATGCTGTCGCTAGTGCGGTAGAATTAGCAGCCCGTCAAGATGGTGTCGCTATTCAATAA